The Kordia sp. SMS9 genome window below encodes:
- a CDS encoding glycosyltransferase family 2 protein — translation MKIIAVIATHNRCQLLKRALQSVMEQRYTPNAIFVVSDSDPQYHEAEEKICQEVPCTFLKNKRTSNYAGALNTALEAIIKVYDLTNNLYVAFLDDDDTWHTDYLHTIIQTKQRVAIYLTNIIRIAKDHQKKMQLPLRLSDQDFLMGNPGIGGSNTFVRLKTLLQAGAFDEAMKATVDRDLFVRLFQLQATYQILQQHLVNVYVDVDRPRITTNATLKKESYQYFFYKYKTFMDAKVTSLFYKRAQHLFHIPKEALVLKQKPLATVTTAYISFSGTKDFFFIIGFIAGNIHIANRILKSIKTQKIPVDRILIINNTDCHVSQFQALAPTIECTIIPKSSWQQNLQNDVYGAYFSKFTTINSIAIGRTILQYHLYDETIQVSNPVYWIIDDDVTFSNTFCDSVATGFDLFNIIQQYKDNTDVLIGSVSRDAPLPLFSCIRGQLVDAWYSASQLLQVTADFGDIRSLPDAYYDLSDAYTHHTETPIFYKVDIQKDLPKCFSGKAISRPALQKKLQGEHKLATNRGPNTLVFNKEVLRSYPVAGIEINDTFARRSDLSWALMNQVFSKYDFVVHTMALDQNRPLQAFQIEKELQKSAYDIIGYAFNKALLATVKTIKQENEVQRPIHIIESIAKDAYASVFYEVFESYVLHRKSRFLMNYHRIHGLLELLSKTHEDTVATYKEQFTESALQKEFVSLLDTALDVTYVKRYLMNLGDILWSYAGAITEQMAQKKFTKAFVKQQLQLTKNLYMLGKGSEGRIFTDYTYVYKAFFAIREDEWSLLQQLATHFHKSDFLESLDFYEVQTQKYIRYPFHDFQLIETVSQEEMIALLSFSYQHGFVFTNIKPTNFIRTKSGQLKLIDYGKSFERYTEKRFINSVKRACILIQFPTLAEDKFKEYIKMINTNTQLTEIAGWENMWKTITSSTTSIHTTIKNTQCS, via the coding sequence ATGAAAATTATCGCTGTTATTGCTACCCACAATCGCTGTCAATTATTAAAACGAGCTTTACAATCAGTAATGGAACAGCGATATACACCTAATGCTATTTTTGTAGTTTCAGATTCTGACCCGCAATATCATGAAGCAGAGGAAAAAATTTGCCAGGAGGTACCCTGTACTTTTTTAAAAAACAAACGTACCTCCAATTATGCAGGGGCATTGAATACAGCGCTAGAAGCCATTATAAAAGTATATGATCTTACAAATAATCTATATGTTGCTTTTTTAGACGATGACGATACTTGGCATACAGATTATTTACATACAATCATCCAAACAAAACAAAGAGTAGCTATTTATCTGACAAATATCATTCGAATAGCAAAAGATCATCAAAAAAAGATGCAACTACCTCTTCGTTTATCAGATCAAGATTTTTTGATGGGTAATCCAGGAATCGGAGGTTCTAACACCTTTGTACGTCTTAAAACACTGTTACAAGCAGGAGCTTTTGATGAAGCCATGAAAGCAACGGTAGATCGTGATCTTTTTGTTCGCTTATTTCAATTACAAGCTACGTATCAAATATTACAACAACATTTAGTCAATGTATATGTAGATGTTGATCGTCCAAGAATTACAACCAATGCTACACTAAAAAAGGAAAGTTACCAGTATTTCTTTTACAAATACAAGACTTTTATGGATGCGAAAGTAACATCATTATTTTATAAACGAGCACAACATCTATTTCATATTCCCAAAGAAGCTTTGGTACTAAAACAAAAGCCTTTAGCGACTGTAACTACCGCATATATTTCTTTTTCTGGAACAAAAGACTTTTTCTTTATAATTGGGTTTATTGCAGGAAATATTCATATTGCTAATAGAATTTTAAAGAGTATTAAGACACAAAAGATACCTGTAGATCGTATTTTAATTATTAACAATACGGATTGCCACGTATCACAATTTCAAGCGCTTGCCCCTACTATTGAATGTACTATTATACCAAAAAGTAGCTGGCAGCAAAACTTGCAAAATGATGTGTATGGTGCTTATTTTTCAAAATTTACAACGATTAATTCTATTGCTATTGGTAGGACTATTTTGCAATATCATTTGTATGATGAAACTATTCAAGTAAGCAATCCTGTGTATTGGATTATTGATGATGATGTTACCTTTTCGAATACATTTTGTGACTCAGTTGCTACAGGTTTTGATCTCTTTAACATTATTCAACAATACAAAGACAACACAGATGTATTGATTGGAAGTGTAAGTCGAGATGCACCACTACCATTATTCTCGTGCATTCGTGGACAATTGGTAGATGCATGGTACAGTGCATCTCAACTACTACAAGTTACAGCAGATTTTGGGGATATTCGGTCGCTGCCAGATGCTTATTACGACTTGTCAGATGCTTACACACATCATACGGAAACACCAATTTTTTACAAAGTAGATATTCAAAAAGATCTCCCAAAATGCTTTTCTGGAAAAGCCATTTCGCGCCCAGCTTTACAAAAAAAGCTACAAGGTGAACACAAACTAGCAACCAATCGTGGCCCAAATACTTTGGTTTTCAACAAGGAAGTATTACGCTCTTACCCAGTGGCAGGTATAGAAATCAATGATACATTTGCACGTCGTAGCGATTTGTCTTGGGCACTAATGAATCAAGTCTTTTCCAAGTATGACTTTGTAGTTCATACCATGGCATTAGATCAAAACAGGCCGTTACAAGCTTTTCAAATAGAAAAAGAATTGCAAAAATCTGCCTACGATATTATTGGATATGCTTTTAACAAGGCATTGCTGGCTACCGTAAAAACGATCAAGCAAGAAAACGAAGTACAACGTCCAATTCATATCATAGAATCCATAGCAAAAGATGCGTATGCTTCAGTATTCTATGAGGTTTTTGAGTCATACGTATTACATAGGAAGTCACGATTTCTAATGAATTATCATCGCATTCATGGTCTTTTAGAATTGCTTTCAAAAACACATGAAGATACTGTCGCAACTTATAAAGAACAATTTACAGAAAGTGCTTTGCAAAAAGAATTTGTAAGCTTATTAGATACCGCATTAGATGTTACGTATGTAAAAAGGTACCTAATGAATTTAGGAGATATATTATGGTCGTATGCAGGTGCTATTACCGAGCAAATGGCACAAAAAAAGTTCACTAAAGCATTTGTGAAACAACAATTGCAACTGACCAAAAACCTATACATGTTAGGCAAAGGTTCTGAGGGAAGAATATTTACAGACTATACTTATGTGTATAAGGCGTTCTTTGCGATTCGTGAAGACGAATGGTCATTATTACAGCAATTAGCAACTCATTTTCATAAAAGTGACTTTTTAGAATCCTTAGATTTTTACGAAGTACAGACTCAAAAGTACATTCGATATCCATTTCATGACTTTCAACTGATAGAAACGGTTTCTCAAGAAGAAATGATTGCTTTGTTAAGCTTTAGTTATCAGCATGGATTTGTATTTACAAACATAAAACCCACAAACTTCATTAGAACCAAATCAGGACAGTTAAAATTGATTGACTACGGAAAATCTTTTGAACGGTATACCGAAAAGCGATTTATAAATTCCGTAAAGCGTGCTTGTATATTAATCCAATTTCCAACGCTTGCAGAAGATAAATTTAAAGAATATATAAAAATGATCAATACAAATACACAGCTTACCGAAATTGCAGGTTGGGAGAACATGTGGAAAACAATTACATCATCAACTACAAGTATACATACCACAATTAAAAACACACAATGCTCATGA
- a CDS encoding M20 family metallopeptidase, producing the protein MIAELKTFIGIQTIAHKDEENRKGIQFIKELLEAIGFSVRLEGDSPTNQPVLVAHYIHANTDKKVVLYGHYDVEKINTSEKWTTPPFEVITKDDRYYCRGIADNKGILLCRILALKAMKEAGEELPNILWIIQGEEEVAGPTPFKVIPQLLKDFNATLHVEETGVYKKETPLLFHLPKTTAIPNFVHSLNEAIYDGKARLENRSLNKFTTCPFVTSLPETAVYVGFGPNDGQCRIHRDNESLSISKLQTHTSVFQKFMRWVLRTEL; encoded by the coding sequence ATGATTGCAGAACTCAAAACATTTATAGGCATCCAAACCATTGCGCATAAGGATGAAGAAAACCGAAAAGGCATTCAATTTATCAAAGAACTACTAGAAGCTATCGGGTTTTCGGTTCGACTAGAAGGCGATAGTCCCACAAACCAGCCTGTATTGGTAGCACATTATATACACGCAAATACAGATAAAAAAGTGGTGTTATACGGGCATTATGATGTAGAAAAGATCAATACTTCTGAAAAATGGACTACGCCGCCATTTGAAGTCATTACCAAAGATGATCGTTACTATTGCAGAGGTATTGCAGACAACAAGGGGATTTTATTATGCAGAATATTGGCACTAAAAGCCATGAAAGAAGCGGGAGAGGAGTTGCCTAATATTTTATGGATCATTCAAGGAGAAGAAGAAGTTGCAGGGCCAACACCTTTTAAAGTGATTCCACAACTGCTAAAAGATTTCAACGCTACATTACATGTGGAAGAAACTGGTGTGTATAAAAAAGAAACGCCGTTACTGTTTCATTTGCCCAAAACAACGGCTATTCCAAATTTTGTACACAGTCTTAATGAAGCAATTTATGATGGAAAAGCACGTCTTGAAAACCGATCGTTGAATAAATTTACAACCTGTCCGTTTGTGACCAGCTTGCCTGAAACGGCTGTATATGTTGGTTTTGGTCCAAATGATGGACAATGTAGAATTCATCGTGATAATGAAAGCCTATCCATTTCTAAATTACAAACACATACCAGCGTATTTCAAAAATTTATGCGTTGGGTTTTGAGAACTGAGCTATAA
- a CDS encoding asparagine synthase-related protein, with product MCGIVLTISAKDAAECKQILNAQQHRGHDHQGIVTFENMHIGFNRLAIVDATAMGNQPFETADYITVFNGEIYNHETLRETYQMTTKGTSDIEIIAPLFEILGETIIDVLDGFYSGIIIHKPTKTCYVLRDYIGKKPLFFIKTTAFNCIASELKGVETIKSFEPIPKGISVIKGHQIIGIRSHQHKLLSKEKLKKVLEKAVYKRIPPHKVPFGVFISGGLDSAIIAAIIAKHSNLARYYCLGDENNEDYRHVQLLAKALQIQDKITYIPLPTVNTIATLIPKIVYHTESYNPSIISNGLATYLLAQQAAKDGLKVVLSGEGADELFCGYAITKDSNEWFAARNTLIQNLHFTELRRLDLTSMATTIEARCPFLDRDVYAIAIQLVKDELIHETSKLQGKYILRQLFKNSIPDRIINRKKMSCDVGSGIRKAVVEFSTAHGQTENVHLQTIWKRFFPALEAAHPYFSSYPIFDPFIAHRKAIHKDTGIIQRIEQMLLTDYQQTAFHNLIMQTKRTSDTLWLGGTCSDKTLHFKTVLAAEGIQTQLHIAEINGKLSHRLLSVRLLGKLYFIDVGSGWPCIQLFPAFADSSYEAFGIHFCAKRIKDRLVVTIKTSTVFKPLMEIPLQQQSQTSIKEAIANRFHPSKDYPLLHSLRLSFVKDHQFFFLKGNRLRVYEANKIFTEQQLTSKDISALINTYFPQLLPYHNNTTFSK from the coding sequence ATGTGTGGAATTGTACTAACTATTAGCGCAAAAGATGCTGCGGAATGCAAACAAATATTAAACGCACAGCAACACCGCGGGCACGATCATCAAGGGATTGTTACCTTTGAAAATATGCATATAGGTTTCAACCGTTTGGCAATTGTAGATGCTACTGCTATGGGAAATCAACCTTTTGAAACCGCAGATTATATTACGGTGTTTAATGGTGAAATTTACAATCATGAGACACTTCGTGAAACCTATCAAATGACGACAAAAGGAACATCTGACATTGAAATCATTGCTCCTTTATTTGAGATACTCGGAGAAACTATCATAGATGTACTCGATGGTTTTTACTCGGGAATCATCATTCATAAGCCCACAAAAACCTGTTACGTTTTAAGAGATTACATTGGAAAGAAGCCTTTATTTTTTATAAAAACAACAGCTTTTAATTGTATTGCGAGTGAGTTAAAAGGTGTAGAAACTATAAAAAGTTTTGAACCCATCCCGAAAGGAATATCAGTAATAAAGGGGCATCAAATTATCGGTATTCGTTCGCATCAGCACAAACTCCTTTCCAAAGAAAAGCTGAAAAAAGTATTAGAAAAAGCAGTGTATAAACGAATTCCTCCACACAAGGTTCCTTTTGGGGTATTTATAAGTGGCGGATTGGACAGTGCTATCATTGCGGCTATTATTGCCAAACATTCAAATCTTGCTCGCTATTACTGTTTAGGAGATGAAAACAATGAAGATTACCGCCATGTACAACTACTTGCGAAAGCTTTGCAAATACAGGACAAAATTACATACATTCCATTACCAACTGTCAACACCATAGCAACCTTAATCCCAAAAATTGTATATCATACGGAAAGCTACAATCCGTCGATTATTAGTAATGGATTGGCTACCTATCTTTTAGCACAACAAGCTGCCAAGGATGGATTAAAAGTCGTACTATCGGGAGAAGGAGCCGATGAATTATTTTGTGGATACGCAATCACCAAAGATTCCAACGAATGGTTTGCGGCAAGAAATACGCTCATTCAAAATTTGCACTTTACCGAATTGCGACGGTTAGATTTAACCAGTATGGCAACGACTATAGAAGCACGTTGTCCCTTTTTAGATAGAGATGTATATGCAATAGCCATACAATTGGTCAAGGATGAATTAATTCACGAAACAAGCAAACTACAAGGAAAATACATTTTACGGCAACTATTTAAAAATAGCATCCCTGACCGAATAATCAACCGTAAAAAAATGTCTTGCGATGTCGGTTCAGGGATTCGCAAAGCGGTGGTAGAGTTTTCTACTGCACATGGACAAACCGAGAACGTACATTTACAAACGATTTGGAAAAGGTTTTTTCCTGCTTTGGAAGCAGCCCACCCATACTTTTCTAGCTATCCAATATTTGACCCGTTTATCGCCCACAGAAAAGCCATACATAAAGATACTGGCATTATTCAGCGCATAGAACAAATGTTACTTACCGATTATCAACAAACTGCTTTTCACAATCTTATAATGCAAACGAAACGTACGTCCGATACCCTATGGCTAGGAGGCACATGTTCCGACAAAACCTTGCATTTTAAAACAGTATTAGCGGCAGAAGGTATTCAAACACAATTACACATCGCCGAAATTAACGGAAAACTGAGTCATCGACTGTTATCCGTTCGGTTGCTGGGAAAACTGTATTTTATTGATGTGGGATCTGGGTGGCCTTGTATACAACTATTTCCTGCTTTTGCAGATAGTTCTTATGAAGCATTTGGCATACACTTTTGCGCCAAGCGTATCAAAGACAGACTCGTTGTGACTATAAAAACCAGTACTGTATTCAAACCATTAATGGAAATTCCGTTGCAACAACAATCACAAACAAGTATTAAAGAAGCCATTGCAAACCGATTCCACCCTTCAAAAGACTATCCTTTGTTGCATAGCTTGCGGCTATCTTTTGTTAAAGATCATCAGTTTTTCTTTCTAAAAGGAAACCGATTGCGTGTGTATGAAGCCAATAAAATCTTTACAGAACAACAGTTGACATCCAAAGATATTAGCGCACTTATCAATACCTATTTTCCACAACTTTTACCATATCATAACAATACTACTTTTAGCAAATGA
- a CDS encoding putative phage abortive infection protein gives MTPKNQKEENSLISFGSGLSLFFIGLAIVGFLILLLPILSSWYNYSTLGSIGDTVGGLLNPIVGIAAALLTFLAFYVQYIANQKVQRQLRMQQFESQFYEKVRLHKENINEISVHGYELMRETTKTYVDEDAKTDERFKQMTTSESQVARFTRGRQLFERMFIEVTACYELLEWLACKDDNHTCVYDESTLMQVAYRIVYYGINSYNNDVFEGIDDAAYIEKVKKDFNKKRKDHKASSGQLNVFYGRWKEKGNPESKRTIRLYVKYKPFSGHEFHLGHYYRHLFSTVKYVVQQEGDLLHKVEVQEHLKTLRSQLSAAEQIMLYYHFRMDHAAEWETYLKDDYNMIENIPKERLKYIETPEAYFKRSLLHHS, from the coding sequence ATGACACCAAAGAATCAAAAAGAAGAAAACTCACTCATCTCGTTCGGCAGCGGACTGAGCTTATTTTTTATAGGACTTGCCATTGTTGGGTTCTTAATTTTACTATTGCCCATACTCTCAAGTTGGTATAATTACAGCACGCTGGGAAGCATTGGTGATACGGTTGGTGGATTGCTAAATCCCATTGTGGGAATTGCGGCAGCGTTGCTTACTTTTTTAGCGTTTTATGTGCAATACATTGCAAATCAGAAAGTGCAACGACAATTGCGCATGCAACAATTTGAATCGCAGTTTTATGAAAAAGTACGTTTGCACAAAGAAAACATCAATGAGATCAGTGTGCATGGCTATGAATTAATGCGAGAAACAACAAAAACCTATGTGGATGAAGATGCAAAAACTGATGAGCGTTTCAAACAAATGACAACTTCAGAGTCGCAAGTGGCGCGTTTTACACGCGGACGGCAGTTATTTGAGCGTATGTTTATTGAGGTTACAGCTTGTTATGAACTCTTAGAATGGCTTGCCTGTAAAGACGACAATCATACTTGCGTGTATGATGAGTCTACATTGATGCAAGTAGCTTATAGGATTGTCTATTATGGAATAAACTCCTATAACAATGACGTTTTTGAAGGAATTGATGATGCAGCTTATATAGAGAAAGTGAAAAAAGATTTTAATAAAAAACGAAAAGATCACAAAGCTTCCAGCGGACAATTGAATGTATTTTATGGAAGATGGAAAGAAAAAGGAAATCCTGAAAGTAAACGAACTATTCGACTCTATGTAAAATACAAACCGTTTAGCGGACACGAATTTCACTTGGGACATTATTACAGACACCTATTTAGTACAGTCAAATATGTGGTACAACAAGAAGGCGATTTGCTACACAAGGTAGAAGTACAAGAGCATCTAAAAACCTTACGTTCGCAACTTTCGGCAGCAGAACAAATTATGTTGTATTATCATTTTAGAATGGACCATGCTGCCGAATGGGAAACGTATTTAAAAGACGATTACAATATGATTGAAAATATTCCAAAAGAACGCTTAAAGTATATTGAAACGCCAGAGGCGTATTTTAAACGTTCACTACTTCATCATTCCTAA